A genomic stretch from Podospora pseudoanserina strain CBS 124.78 chromosome 3, whole genome shotgun sequence includes:
- a CDS encoding hypothetical protein (EggNog:ENOG503P0RH; COG:K) — protein sequence MLLNPIHLNHFHQPSPPPPPRQHVEEVDPFEALYNSLSNLTLTPTTLIPRAPAAVSKPIAPAPVPQPQPAIVDKQQDEQRIPVNLIFPPGDNVIFAHSSYFTRPKYAFQPDLPSVPQVRGQAILSHGSLPLPSPYYLPAPQAGLLVKYGADTAVTSTEAKTLMTLKRYLSDKVPVPEVFGWRRDIGTGERVLYLSLPSEEVTLEQQWPYLSDAQKEHVCLQIKDMVKSWRRLQPGGVEVVASIDNTPLKDEIFQFPSSPGLKIPAPGPFPNVSNFHSYFVATAVALSQTKQKDDTPAKINYQPHHLLPDNVPIVFTHGALHPRNIIIFMNEQNQPMVTSVIGWEQAGWYPAYWELCKARYECSKPKEENMSLTDWESKYLPAIVNLDGFGMEEQGWNGRALCQYWDYFVGLMHRWQ from the exons ATGCTGCTGAATCCAATCCACCTCAATCACTTTCAccagccctccccaccacctccaccacggCAACATGTCGAGGAAGTGGACCCCTTCGAGGCCCTCTACAACTCCctttccaacctcaccttgaCCCCCACCACTCTCATCCCCAGAGCCCCAGCAGCCGTCAGCAAACCTATCGCTCCAGCGCCAGtaccacaacctcaaccagcCATTGTAGATAAGCAACAAGATGAGCAACGGATTCCTGTCAACCTCATCTTTCCCCCAGGAGACAACGTCATATTTGCACACTCTTCATACTTTACCCGTCCCAAATATGCATTCCAACCGGACCTCCCCAGCGTGCCCCAGGTGCGGGGACAAGCTATCCTCTCACATGGATCTCTGCCATTACCATCACCATACTACCTCCCCGCGCCACAAGCAGGACTGCTGGTCAAGTATGGCGCAGACACCGCGGTTACCTCGACTGAAGCCAAGACATTAATGACCCTCAAACGGTACCTTAGCGACAAGGTCCCCGTCCCCGAAGTCTTTGGCTGGCGACGGGACATCGGAACTGGGGAGCGAGTCCTCTACCTCTCCTTGCCATCAGAGGAAGTAACACTCGAGCAACAATGGCCATATCTATCCGACGCCCAGAAAGAGCACGTCTGTCTTCAGATCAAGGATATGGTTAAATCATGGCGTCGTCTCCAGCCAGGAGGAGTCGAGGTAGTCG CAAGCATAGACAACACCCCTCTCAAAGACGAAATCTTCCaatttccctcctccccaggccTCAAAATCCCCGCCCCAGGGCCTTTCCCCAACGTCTCCAACTTCCACAGCTACTTCGTCGCCACAGCCGTGgccctctcccaaaccaaGCAAAAAGATGATACCCCCGCCAAGATCAACtaccaacctcatcatctcctccccgacAACGTCCCCATTGTCTTTACGCACGGTGCTCTCCACCCAagaaacatcatcatctttaTGAACGAACAGAACCAGCCAATGGTGACGAGTGTGATTGGCTGGGAGCAAGCAGGCTGGTATCCCGCCTACTGGGAGCTATGCAAGGCAAGATATGAGTGCTCCAAGCCAAAAGAGGAGAACATGTCGTTGACAGATTGGGAGAGCAAGTACTTGCCTGCGATTGTCAACTTGGATGGGTTCGGGATGGAAGAGCAGGGGTGGAATGGGAGGGCGCTGTGCCAGTATTGGGACTATTTTGTTGGGTTGATGCATCGGTGGCAGTGA